From the Excalfactoria chinensis isolate bCotChi1 chromosome 1, bCotChi1.hap2, whole genome shotgun sequence genome, one window contains:
- the POLDIP3 gene encoding polymerase delta-interacting protein 3, whose product MADLSLDELIRKRGVTVKGRLNTRPVFGGIRSRIGLQQNILSRSSPAVNFQRTFDARQKIGLTDARHKLGVKDAREKLIQRDARFKIKGKVQDAREMLNSRKQQSVAAEKVTKVVDAREKISLKRNTPAAISPTMGTVNPAVKITKTIQQKAPVVPGHPHPAGMRINVVNNHTHKQGLYDVEDDEESVSPLPSKQMKITTTNSFLHNVAGLSGNKFSLSKTVPLTKVVQNDTYTAPPAPPSPMRTKALTNVSRTLVTKEEPPKEPAPVELAFSPLEGTKMTVNNLHPRVTEEDIVELFCVCGALKRARLVHPGVAEVVFVKKEDAITAYKKYNNRCLDGQPMKCNLHMNGNVITSDQPILLRLSDTPSVKKEGEPRRSSASAASNPPAEVDPDTILKALFKSSGVSASVQPTEFKIKL is encoded by the exons ATGGCGGACCTGTCGTTAGACGAGCTCATACGGAAGCGCGGTGTGACGGTGAAGGGGAG gcttaACACAAGGCCAGTATTTGGAGGTATTAGATCTCGCATTGGGCTCCAGCAAAATATTCTAAGTAGATCATCACCAGCTGTCAACTTCCAGCGGACATTTGATGCTCGACAGAAGATTGGCCTCACTGATGCTCGACACAAACTGGGAGTTAAAGACGCTCGTGAAAAACTGATTCAAAGGGACGCTCGGTTCAAAATAAAAGGGAAGGTGCAGGATGCTCGAGAGATGTTGAATTCCCGTAAGCAGCAAAGTGTTGCAGCTGAAAAAGTGACCAAAGTGGTAGACGCCAGAGAGAAGATCAGTTTAAAAAGGAACACTCCAGCTGCTATCAGCCCAACTATGGGGACAGTAAATCCAGCTGTGAAAATCACCAAGACTATCCAA CAGAAAGCTCCCGTTGTTCCTGGACACCCTCATCCAGCAGGAATGAGGATTAATGTGGTGAACAACCATACGCATAAACAG GGTCTGTATGACGTGGAAGACGATGAAGAAAGTGTCTCTCCCCTTCCTAGCAAACAGATGAAGATCACCACCACAAACAGTTTCCTTCACAATGTG GCTGGACTGAGTGGCAATAAGTTCTCTCTGTCCAAGACTGTTCCCCTGACTAAAGTGGTCCAGAATGATACGTACACGGCTCCTCCTGCACCTCCCTCCCCAATGAGGACAAAGGCCTTGACAAACGTGTCCCGAACTTTGGTGACAAAGGAGGAGCCTCCAAAAGAGCCAGCACCTGTTGAG CTGGCCTTCAGTCCTTTGGAAGGCACGAAGATGACTGTAAACAATCTGCATCCTCGAGTCACTGAGGAAGACATTGTC GAGTTGTTCTGTGTGTGCGGTGCTCTGAAGCGAGCCCGGCTGGTGCACCCAGGAGTGGCCGAGGTAGTCTTTGTGAAGAAAGAAGATGCAATCACAGCGTATAAGAAATACAACAACAGATGCTTAGACG gTCAGCCAATGAAATGTAACCTTCATATGAATGGAAATGTCATCACCTCAGACCAACCTATATTGCT CCGATTGAGCGATACCCCTTCTGTGAAGAAGGAAGGGGAACCCCGCCGGTCAAGTGCAAGTGCTGCATCAAATCCCCCAGCTGAGGTGGACCCTGATACCATCTTGAAGGCACTCTTCAAATCCTCAGGGGTCTCTGCATCTGTGCAGC